From a single Streptomyces sp. NBC_00377 genomic region:
- a CDS encoding helix-turn-helix transcriptional regulator, which translates to MKAPPHPHHGVENLCAAGTKLYEQALRDGRVKTDEAEAAAPCLLALGLLHPVVDDLDQLEPVSPARALHRLLRASATRIADERRREERLTSLFEPLMRITGSRTATTDHASLLLLSGTERINAAITEATAEASDELLCVQPNVHYSGPRGETAQAVAMSRDQALLDRGCRIRTLYQHTQRHQPLVAARYEQLRGDVEARTLDEVTDRLIVIDGAVAFIPAGEDGRLALEVRHPALLTYFTVTFDRLWRLATPMYPQAVHRPSLNGVTPRQQAIAALLVEGHTDAVIADRLGMNIRTARVHIAKLATTLGSESRAQLGYLIGQSGILDRGQSRNRVPEQGPGRDQEPAPAPEG; encoded by the coding sequence GTGAAGGCGCCGCCGCACCCCCACCACGGCGTGGAAAACCTGTGCGCCGCAGGCACGAAGCTCTACGAGCAGGCCCTGCGCGACGGACGCGTCAAGACGGACGAGGCCGAGGCGGCGGCCCCCTGTCTGCTGGCCCTGGGGCTGCTGCACCCGGTCGTGGACGACCTGGACCAGCTCGAACCCGTCTCCCCGGCCCGCGCCCTGCACCGGCTGCTGCGCGCCTCGGCCACCCGCATCGCCGACGAACGGCGCCGCGAGGAACGGCTGACGAGCCTCTTCGAACCCCTCATGCGGATCACCGGCAGCCGCACCGCCACCACGGACCACGCCTCCCTGCTCCTGCTGAGCGGCACGGAACGCATCAACGCCGCCATCACCGAGGCGACGGCCGAGGCGAGCGACGAGCTGCTATGCGTCCAGCCCAACGTCCACTACAGCGGACCGCGCGGCGAGACGGCCCAGGCCGTCGCCATGTCCCGCGACCAGGCCCTGCTCGACCGGGGCTGCCGCATCCGCACCCTCTACCAGCACACCCAGCGCCACCAGCCCCTCGTGGCGGCCCGCTACGAGCAGCTCCGGGGCGATGTGGAGGCCCGCACCCTCGACGAGGTCACCGACCGCCTCATCGTCATCGACGGCGCGGTCGCCTTCATCCCCGCGGGCGAGGACGGCCGGCTGGCCCTGGAGGTCCGCCACCCGGCCCTCCTCACCTACTTCACCGTCACCTTCGACCGTCTCTGGCGGCTGGCCACCCCCATGTACCCGCAAGCGGTCCACCGCCCCTCGCTGAACGGCGTCACCCCCCGGCAGCAGGCGATCGCCGCCCTCCTCGTCGAAGGGCACACCGACGCCGTCATCGCCGACCGCCTCGGCATGAACATCCGCACCGCGCGCGTCCACATCGCCAAACTCGCCACCACCCTCGGCAGCGAGAGCCGCGCCCAACTGGGCTACCTCATCGGGCAGTCGGGGATCCTCGACCGGGGACAGAGCCGGAACCGGGTGCCGGAGCAGGGGCCGGGCCGGGACCAGGAGCCGGCGCCGGCGCCGGAAGGCTGA
- a CDS encoding helix-turn-helix transcriptional regulator, whose protein sequence is MAGHGAEQHPHGADRLCDAGDRVYSRAVRRGRVARTDAEPVPCLLELALLHPDPDDMDWLVPTSPQEVMTRLLRGLYDEVSASRRRMGSAVAAFEWYAGLGGPAGGATAGEGAAIRVLDGASRIQAALDAATEACTAEVLTVQPGGIRREHELSEGLHRALELRGRGVRMRDIYNHVARHGQGLLTYLELMGDAVEARTLDEVIDRLILFDRTVAFIPANTDRTMALELRHPALISYLVTVFERLWRLAIPLTAPLPDTRIEGISHREQSIAALLAEGHQDAVIAERLGISVRTCRAHIARLSETLGAASRTQLGVRIAQVGLDRPSGAADPPPVSLPAPAPAPGPGPAPAPAPGSGSVPGRGSPTAR, encoded by the coding sequence ATGGCCGGGCACGGGGCGGAGCAGCATCCACACGGTGCCGACCGACTGTGCGACGCCGGGGACCGCGTGTACTCCCGGGCCGTACGGCGCGGCCGGGTGGCGCGGACCGACGCCGAGCCGGTCCCGTGCCTCCTGGAGCTCGCCCTCCTGCACCCGGACCCCGACGACATGGACTGGCTGGTGCCGACCTCCCCGCAGGAGGTCATGACCCGGCTGCTGCGCGGTCTGTACGACGAGGTGAGCGCCAGCCGGCGCCGGATGGGCTCGGCGGTCGCCGCCTTCGAGTGGTACGCGGGCCTGGGCGGACCGGCCGGGGGCGCGACGGCCGGTGAGGGCGCGGCGATCCGGGTCCTGGACGGCGCCTCCCGCATCCAGGCCGCCCTGGACGCGGCGACCGAGGCGTGCACGGCCGAGGTGCTCACCGTGCAGCCCGGCGGCATCCGGCGGGAGCACGAGCTGTCGGAGGGCCTGCACCGGGCACTGGAGCTGCGCGGCCGGGGCGTGCGCATGCGGGACATCTACAACCACGTGGCCCGGCACGGTCAGGGGCTGCTGACCTATCTGGAGCTGATGGGCGACGCGGTGGAGGCCCGCACGCTGGACGAGGTCATCGACCGGCTGATCCTGTTCGACCGCACGGTCGCCTTCATCCCGGCGAACACCGACCGCACGATGGCCCTGGAACTGCGTCACCCGGCGCTGATCTCCTACCTGGTGACGGTCTTCGAGCGGCTCTGGCGGCTGGCGATCCCGCTCACCGCGCCGCTGCCCGACACCCGCATCGAAGGCATCTCCCACCGCGAGCAGTCCATCGCCGCCCTGCTGGCGGAGGGCCACCAGGACGCGGTGATCGCCGAGCGCCTGGGCATCAGTGTGCGCACCTGCCGGGCCCATATCGCCCGGCTCTCGGAGACCTTGGGCGCGGCCAGCAGGACCCAGCTGGGGGTGCGGATCGCGCAGGTGGGCCTCGACCGGCCGTCCGGGGCGGCGGACCCGCCGCCGGTCAGCCTTCCGGCGCCGGCGCCGGCTCCTGGTCCCGGCCCGGCCCCTGCTCCGGCACCCGGTTCCGGCTCTGTCCCCGGTCGAGGATCCCCGACTGCCCGATGA
- a CDS encoding sugar ABC transporter substrate-binding protein, whose product MRRIAIAVVASAMSLSLAGCGMLGASENTSSATPTRSNDITVGVLMPEETNTRYADFDYPIIKKKVTELTQDKGRTEYANAAGESKTQTTQMQKMIDDKVDVILLDAVDAKVIAPMVQKAKDANIPVIAYDRLAEGPIDGYVSFDNELVGEVQGRTLVEAITNVEPSDKIVMVNGSPTDPNAGQFKAGALSELNGRVTVAKSYDTDKWSPDVAQAEMSKAIEALGASNIAGVYSANDAMAGGIIKALKAAGVTGADLPPITGQDAELPAVQRIISGEQFMSVYKPYPSEAEAAAEAAVAKVQGRDLQFDALTRDKVDSPTTKNIPAKLVPVVALTKDNIKSTIVADGIYTVSEICTAKFKTACQALKLL is encoded by the coding sequence ATGCGTCGTATCGCCATAGCTGTGGTCGCCTCCGCGATGTCCCTCTCGCTCGCCGGGTGCGGGATGCTGGGGGCTTCGGAGAACACCAGCAGTGCGACACCGACCCGGAGCAACGACATCACGGTGGGCGTGCTGATGCCGGAGGAGACCAACACCCGGTACGCGGACTTCGACTACCCCATCATCAAGAAGAAGGTCACCGAGCTCACCCAGGACAAGGGCCGGACCGAGTACGCGAACGCCGCCGGGGAATCCAAGACGCAGACCACCCAGATGCAGAAGATGATCGACGACAAGGTCGACGTCATCCTGCTGGACGCCGTCGACGCGAAGGTGATCGCGCCGATGGTGCAGAAGGCCAAGGACGCGAACATCCCCGTCATCGCCTACGACCGCCTGGCCGAGGGTCCGATCGACGGTTACGTCTCCTTCGACAACGAGCTCGTCGGCGAGGTGCAGGGCCGCACCCTCGTGGAGGCCATCACCAACGTCGAGCCCAGCGACAAGATCGTCATGGTGAACGGCTCGCCCACCGACCCGAACGCCGGGCAGTTCAAGGCGGGCGCGCTCAGCGAGCTCAACGGCCGGGTCACGGTGGCGAAGTCGTACGACACCGACAAGTGGAGCCCGGACGTCGCCCAGGCCGAGATGTCGAAGGCGATAGAGGCGCTGGGCGCGTCCAACATCGCCGGCGTCTACTCCGCCAACGACGCCATGGCCGGCGGCATCATCAAGGCCCTGAAGGCCGCGGGCGTCACCGGCGCCGACCTGCCCCCGATCACCGGCCAGGACGCGGAGCTCCCGGCGGTGCAGCGCATCATCAGCGGCGAGCAGTTCATGAGCGTCTACAAGCCGTACCCCAGCGAGGCCGAGGCCGCCGCCGAGGCGGCCGTCGCCAAGGTCCAGGGCCGCGACCTCCAGTTCGACGCCCTCACCCGTGACAAGGTCGACAGCCCGACCACCAAGAACATTCCGGCCAAGCTGGTGCCCGTGGTCGCGCTGACCAAGGACAACATCAAGTCGACCATCGTCGCCGACGGCATCTACACGGTCTCCGAGATCTGCACCGCCAAGTTCAAGACGGCCTGCCAGGCCCTCAAGCTGCTCTGA